A single region of the Malaclemys terrapin pileata isolate rMalTer1 chromosome 4, rMalTer1.hap1, whole genome shotgun sequence genome encodes:
- the LOC128837290 gene encoding alpha-1,6-mannosyl-glycoprotein 4-beta-N-acetylglucosaminyltransferase-like isoform X3, translating into MFETPDLLAEPEFQFPSLVFVLTVCIFLAPTGREVTWSENGEQVFLQYVILRATQDFNNVTIGPTGLQLQRDPLSSQESWAGGARSKLATPPGTSPCPRSPAAMRCFPKRLLATALTLLALLLLLSLCLQRPEDPLVEEVKRWVQEMVLQQLQPDGNLRSFQELWNASASRNVSYRYLAGHAPSRKKFLTVGLSSIKRKRGNYLLDTLKSIFKQSTQEELEEMVVVVHLADPDSEWNTQVVTDITARFTPHLLRGQLLVIHAPPECYPPLEGLKRNYNDAENRVQFRSKQNVDYAYLLSFAANLSSYYLMIEDDVQCSKSFFTAIRKAVASREGSYWVTLEFSKLGYIGKLYHSSDLPQLSQFLLLFYQEMPCDWLLGHFRLLLTQKEVIRFKPSLFQHIGLYSSFQGAVNRLKDNDFEADSLDLPDNPPAVMFTDIDIFENYLPSKAYGTMPEYFWGKAPSAGSHFTIVFHQPARISRLQIHTGSEERHTDYLHSGAVELGSQRQGKGKGCSTYTHVGVFEKGHFERSGLENSTAAAPECVRILVTESQSEWLIIRSISIWTKPNS; encoded by the exons ATGTTTGAGACACCTGACTTGTTAGCTGAACCTGAATTTCAGTTTCCCAGCCTCGTCTTTGTCCTGACTGTCTGCATATTCCTGGCCCCCACTGGAAGGGAAGTTACTTGGTCAGAGAACGGAGAGCAAG TTTTTTTGCAGTACGTCATCCTGCGAGCAACACAGGATTTCAATAACGTCACTATAGGTCCCACCGGCCTCCAGCTCCAGAGAGATCCCCTCTCATCGCAGGAGTCCTGGGCTGGAG GAGCCCGGTCGAAACTGGCAACGCCCCCAGGCACCAGCCCCTGCCCGCGGAGCCCGGCTGCCATGAGATGCTTCCCAAAGCGCTTGCTCGCCACTGCCCTGACgctcctggctctgctcctgctcctcagCCTCTGCCTGCAGCGCCCGGAGGACCCACTGGTG GAGGAGGTGAAGCGCTGGGTCCAGGAAATGGTGCTGCAGCAACTCCAACCCGATGGGAACCTGCGCAGCTTTCAGGAGCTGTGGAACGCTTCTGCCTCCAGGAACGTCTCCTATCGCTACCTTGCCGGCCACGCCCCCTCTAGGAAGA AGTTCCTCACTGTGGGGCTGTCGTCTATCAAGCGGAAGCGAGGCAACTATCTCCTGGACACACTGAAGTCCATCTTCAAGCAGTCAacccaggaggagctggaggagatggtggtggtggtgcaccTGGCTGACCCGGACTCAGAGTGGAACACCCAGGTGGTGACGGACATTACCGCAAGATTCACTCCCCACCTCCTCCGGGGCCAGCTGCTGGTTATCCATGCCCCTCCGGAGTGCTACCCGCCCCTGGAAGGCCTGAAGAGGAACTACAATGATGCCGAGAATCGAGTGCAGTTCAGATCCAAGCAGAACGTGGACTATGCGTATCTCCTCAGCTTCGCTGCCAACCTTTCCTCCTACTACCTCATGATTGAGGACGACGTGCAGTGCTCCAAGTCCTTCTTCACTGCCATCAGGAAGGCAGTGGCATCCCGGGAAGGCTCCTACTGGGTCACGCTGGAGTTCTCCAAGCTGGGCTACATTGGCAAACTCTACCACTCCAGCGACCTGCCCCAGTTGtcccagttcctgctgctgttcTACCAGGAAATGCCGTGTGACTGGCTGCTGGGGCACTTCCGCCTGCTGCTCACCCAGAAGGAGGTGATTCGCTTCAAGCCGTCCCTCTTCCAGCACATCGGCCTGTACTCCTCCTTCCAGGGGGCGGTCAATCGGCTGAAAGACAACGACTTCGAGGCAGATTCCTTGGACCTGCCTGACAACCCCCCAGCTGTGATGTTCACAGATATAGACATCTTTGAGAACTACCTGCCAAGCAAGGCCTACGGCACGATGCCGGAGTACTTCTGGGGGAAAGCCCCATCTGCCGGCAGCCACTTCACCATCGTGTTCCACCAGCCTGCCCGTATCTCACGGCTCCAGATCCACACCGGCTCCGAGGAGCGCCACACCGACTATCTCCACTCAGGGGCCgtggagctgggcagccagcggcaggggaaaggcaagggctgctCTACATACACCCACGTCGGAGTCTTTGAGAAGGGACACTTTGAACGGAGCGGCTTGGAGAACAGCACGGCTGCCGCCCCGGAGTGCGTGCGGATCCTAGTGACAGAGAGTCAGAGCGAATGGCTGATCATCCGCAGCATCAGCATCTGGACCAAACCAAACAGctaa
- the LOC128837290 gene encoding alpha-1,6-mannosyl-glycoprotein 4-beta-N-acetylglucosaminyltransferase-like isoform X1: protein MHFFLSPEGARSKLATPPGTSPCPRSPAAMRCFPKRLLATALTLLALLLLLSLCLQRPEDPLVEEVKRWVQEMVLQQLQPDGNLRSFQELWNASASRNVSYRYLAGHAPSRKKFLTVGLSSIKRKRGNYLLDTLKSIFKQSTQEELEEMVVVVHLADPDSEWNTQVVTDITARFTPHLLRGQLLVIHAPPECYPPLEGLKRNYNDAENRVQFRSKQNVDYAYLLSFAANLSSYYLMIEDDVQCSKSFFTAIRKAVASREGSYWVTLEFSKLGYIGKLYHSSDLPQLSQFLLLFYQEMPCDWLLGHFRLLLTQKEVIRFKPSLFQHIGLYSSFQGAVNRLKDNDFEADSLDLPDNPPAVMFTDIDIFENYLPSKAYGTMPEYFWGKAPSAGSHFTIVFHQPARISRLQIHTGSEERHTDYLHSGAVELGSQRQGKGKGCSTYTHVGVFEKGHFERSGLENSTAAAPECVRILVTESQSEWLIIRSISIWTKPNS from the exons ATGCACTTTTTCCTCTCCCCCGAAGGAGCCCGGTCGAAACTGGCAACGCCCCCAGGCACCAGCCCCTGCCCGCGGAGCCCGGCTGCCATGAGATGCTTCCCAAAGCGCTTGCTCGCCACTGCCCTGACgctcctggctctgctcctgctcctcagCCTCTGCCTGCAGCGCCCGGAGGACCCACTGGTG GAGGAGGTGAAGCGCTGGGTCCAGGAAATGGTGCTGCAGCAACTCCAACCCGATGGGAACCTGCGCAGCTTTCAGGAGCTGTGGAACGCTTCTGCCTCCAGGAACGTCTCCTATCGCTACCTTGCCGGCCACGCCCCCTCTAGGAAGA AGTTCCTCACTGTGGGGCTGTCGTCTATCAAGCGGAAGCGAGGCAACTATCTCCTGGACACACTGAAGTCCATCTTCAAGCAGTCAacccaggaggagctggaggagatggtggtggtggtgcaccTGGCTGACCCGGACTCAGAGTGGAACACCCAGGTGGTGACGGACATTACCGCAAGATTCACTCCCCACCTCCTCCGGGGCCAGCTGCTGGTTATCCATGCCCCTCCGGAGTGCTACCCGCCCCTGGAAGGCCTGAAGAGGAACTACAATGATGCCGAGAATCGAGTGCAGTTCAGATCCAAGCAGAACGTGGACTATGCGTATCTCCTCAGCTTCGCTGCCAACCTTTCCTCCTACTACCTCATGATTGAGGACGACGTGCAGTGCTCCAAGTCCTTCTTCACTGCCATCAGGAAGGCAGTGGCATCCCGGGAAGGCTCCTACTGGGTCACGCTGGAGTTCTCCAAGCTGGGCTACATTGGCAAACTCTACCACTCCAGCGACCTGCCCCAGTTGtcccagttcctgctgctgttcTACCAGGAAATGCCGTGTGACTGGCTGCTGGGGCACTTCCGCCTGCTGCTCACCCAGAAGGAGGTGATTCGCTTCAAGCCGTCCCTCTTCCAGCACATCGGCCTGTACTCCTCCTTCCAGGGGGCGGTCAATCGGCTGAAAGACAACGACTTCGAGGCAGATTCCTTGGACCTGCCTGACAACCCCCCAGCTGTGATGTTCACAGATATAGACATCTTTGAGAACTACCTGCCAAGCAAGGCCTACGGCACGATGCCGGAGTACTTCTGGGGGAAAGCCCCATCTGCCGGCAGCCACTTCACCATCGTGTTCCACCAGCCTGCCCGTATCTCACGGCTCCAGATCCACACCGGCTCCGAGGAGCGCCACACCGACTATCTCCACTCAGGGGCCgtggagctgggcagccagcggcaggggaaaggcaagggctgctCTACATACACCCACGTCGGAGTCTTTGAGAAGGGACACTTTGAACGGAGCGGCTTGGAGAACAGCACGGCTGCCGCCCCGGAGTGCGTGCGGATCCTAGTGACAGAGAGTCAGAGCGAATGGCTGATCATCCGCAGCATCAGCATCTGGACCAAACCAAACAGctaa
- the LOC128837290 gene encoding alpha-1,6-mannosyl-glycoprotein 4-beta-N-acetylglucosaminyltransferase-like isoform X2 → MRCFPKRLLATALTLLALLLLLSLCLQRPEDPLVEEVKRWVQEMVLQQLQPDGNLRSFQELWNASASRNVSYRYLAGHAPSRKKFLTVGLSSIKRKRGNYLLDTLKSIFKQSTQEELEEMVVVVHLADPDSEWNTQVVTDITARFTPHLLRGQLLVIHAPPECYPPLEGLKRNYNDAENRVQFRSKQNVDYAYLLSFAANLSSYYLMIEDDVQCSKSFFTAIRKAVASREGSYWVTLEFSKLGYIGKLYHSSDLPQLSQFLLLFYQEMPCDWLLGHFRLLLTQKEVIRFKPSLFQHIGLYSSFQGAVNRLKDNDFEADSLDLPDNPPAVMFTDIDIFENYLPSKAYGTMPEYFWGKAPSAGSHFTIVFHQPARISRLQIHTGSEERHTDYLHSGAVELGSQRQGKGKGCSTYTHVGVFEKGHFERSGLENSTAAAPECVRILVTESQSEWLIIRSISIWTKPNS, encoded by the exons ATGAGATGCTTCCCAAAGCGCTTGCTCGCCACTGCCCTGACgctcctggctctgctcctgctcctcagCCTCTGCCTGCAGCGCCCGGAGGACCCACTGGTG GAGGAGGTGAAGCGCTGGGTCCAGGAAATGGTGCTGCAGCAACTCCAACCCGATGGGAACCTGCGCAGCTTTCAGGAGCTGTGGAACGCTTCTGCCTCCAGGAACGTCTCCTATCGCTACCTTGCCGGCCACGCCCCCTCTAGGAAGA AGTTCCTCACTGTGGGGCTGTCGTCTATCAAGCGGAAGCGAGGCAACTATCTCCTGGACACACTGAAGTCCATCTTCAAGCAGTCAacccaggaggagctggaggagatggtggtggtggtgcaccTGGCTGACCCGGACTCAGAGTGGAACACCCAGGTGGTGACGGACATTACCGCAAGATTCACTCCCCACCTCCTCCGGGGCCAGCTGCTGGTTATCCATGCCCCTCCGGAGTGCTACCCGCCCCTGGAAGGCCTGAAGAGGAACTACAATGATGCCGAGAATCGAGTGCAGTTCAGATCCAAGCAGAACGTGGACTATGCGTATCTCCTCAGCTTCGCTGCCAACCTTTCCTCCTACTACCTCATGATTGAGGACGACGTGCAGTGCTCCAAGTCCTTCTTCACTGCCATCAGGAAGGCAGTGGCATCCCGGGAAGGCTCCTACTGGGTCACGCTGGAGTTCTCCAAGCTGGGCTACATTGGCAAACTCTACCACTCCAGCGACCTGCCCCAGTTGtcccagttcctgctgctgttcTACCAGGAAATGCCGTGTGACTGGCTGCTGGGGCACTTCCGCCTGCTGCTCACCCAGAAGGAGGTGATTCGCTTCAAGCCGTCCCTCTTCCAGCACATCGGCCTGTACTCCTCCTTCCAGGGGGCGGTCAATCGGCTGAAAGACAACGACTTCGAGGCAGATTCCTTGGACCTGCCTGACAACCCCCCAGCTGTGATGTTCACAGATATAGACATCTTTGAGAACTACCTGCCAAGCAAGGCCTACGGCACGATGCCGGAGTACTTCTGGGGGAAAGCCCCATCTGCCGGCAGCCACTTCACCATCGTGTTCCACCAGCCTGCCCGTATCTCACGGCTCCAGATCCACACCGGCTCCGAGGAGCGCCACACCGACTATCTCCACTCAGGGGCCgtggagctgggcagccagcggcaggggaaaggcaagggctgctCTACATACACCCACGTCGGAGTCTTTGAGAAGGGACACTTTGAACGGAGCGGCTTGGAGAACAGCACGGCTGCCGCCCCGGAGTGCGTGCGGATCCTAGTGACAGAGAGTCAGAGCGAATGGCTGATCATCCGCAGCATCAGCATCTGGACCAAACCAAACAGctaa